A window of the Tessaracoccus sp. MC1865 genome harbors these coding sequences:
- the rpsT gene encoding 30S ribosomal protein S20, translating into MANIKSQIKRNKTNEISRLRNKAVKSELRTHLRNVRSAVTEGESKKAAELLVVANRALDRAVSKGVIHKNQAANRKSRIATAVNAI; encoded by the coding sequence GTGGCGAATATCAAGTCCCAGATCAAGCGCAACAAGACCAACGAGATCTCCCGTCTCCGCAACAAGGCGGTCAAGTCCGAACTGCGCACCCACCTCCGCAACGTCCGCTCCGCCGTCACCGAGGGCGAGTCTAAGAAGGCTGCCGAACTCCTCGTCGTGGCCAACCGCGCGCTCGACCGCGCCGTGAGCAAGGGCGTCATCCACAAGAACCAGGCTGCCAACCGCAAGTCGCGCATCGCGACTGCCGTCAACGCCATCTGA